The following coding sequences lie in one Klebsiella huaxiensis genomic window:
- a CDS encoding glycerol dehydratase reactivase beta/small subunit family protein, giving the protein MSLSSPSVHLFYHSCWQDTRELDELCWGLEEQGVPCRAICYDGNDCALTLSKLAAKSSTLRVGLGLNATGDIALTHAQLPERRALVRGHIAAGIGQIRTLGVNAGQLVKVLPFSEIK; this is encoded by the coding sequence ATGTCACTTTCATCACCGAGCGTACATCTGTTTTATCACTCATGCTGGCAGGATACCCGTGAGCTTGATGAGCTATGCTGGGGGCTGGAGGAACAAGGCGTCCCGTGCCGGGCTATCTGTTACGACGGGAATGATTGCGCGCTGACGTTAAGTAAACTTGCGGCCAAAAGTTCGACGCTGCGCGTTGGTCTCGGCCTCAACGCAACGGGTGATATTGCCTTAACGCATGCCCAGTTGCCCGAGAGACGGGCGCTGGTCCGCGGACATATTGCCGCCGGGATCGGGCAAATCCGCACGCTCGGCGTCAATGCCGGTCAACTGGTCAAAGTGCTTCCCTTCAGCGAGATAAAATAA
- the dhaT gene encoding 1,3-propanediol dehydrogenase, whose protein sequence is MSYRMFDYLVPNVNFFGPNAISVVGERCKLLGGKKALLVTDKGLRSIKDGAVDKTLKHLREAGIEVVIFDGVEPNPKDTNVRDGLEVFRREQCDIIVTVGGGSPHDCGKGIGIAATHEGDLYSYAGIETLTNPLPPIVAVNTTAGTASEVTRHCVLTNTKTKVKFVIVSWRNLPSVSINDPLLMLGKPAPLTAATGMDALTHAVEAYISKDANPVTDAAAIQAIRLIARNLRQAVALGSNLKARENMAYASLLAGMAFNNANLGYVHAMAHQLGGLYDMPHGVANAVLLPHVARYNLIANPEKFADIAGFMGENTDGLSTMDAAEQAIRAIARLSADIGIPQHLKELGVKEADFPYMAEMALKDGNAFSNPRKGNEKEIAEIFRQAF, encoded by the coding sequence ATGAGCTATCGTATGTTTGATTACCTGGTGCCAAACGTGAATTTTTTTGGCCCCAATGCCATTTCCGTGGTTGGCGAGCGCTGCAAACTGCTGGGCGGGAAAAAAGCGCTGCTGGTGACCGATAAAGGCCTGCGGTCAATTAAAGACGGTGCGGTAGATAAAACGCTCAAACATCTGCGTGAAGCGGGTATTGAAGTGGTGATTTTTGATGGCGTCGAGCCAAATCCAAAAGATACCAACGTGCGCGACGGTCTGGAGGTCTTTCGTAGAGAGCAGTGCGATATTATCGTCACCGTCGGTGGCGGCAGTCCGCATGACTGTGGTAAAGGGATTGGCATCGCGGCAACTCACGAAGGCGATCTTTATAGCTATGCTGGGATTGAAACCCTGACCAACCCGCTGCCGCCGATCGTTGCGGTGAATACCACTGCCGGTACTGCCAGCGAAGTCACCCGCCACTGCGTGCTGACCAATACCAAAACCAAAGTGAAGTTTGTGATTGTCAGTTGGCGCAACCTGCCGTCGGTCTCCATTAACGATCCGCTGCTGATGCTCGGCAAACCCGCCCCGCTGACCGCCGCGACCGGTATGGACGCCCTGACCCACGCCGTAGAAGCTTATATTTCCAAAGATGCCAACCCGGTCACCGACGCTGCCGCTATTCAGGCTATTCGCCTGATCGCACGCAACTTGCGTCAGGCCGTAGCGCTGGGCAGCAACCTGAAAGCTCGCGAGAACATGGCCTACGCCTCTCTGCTGGCGGGTATGGCTTTCAACAACGCCAACCTCGGCTACGTTCACGCGATGGCGCATCAGCTTGGCGGTCTGTACGACATGCCACATGGGGTAGCGAATGCCGTTCTGCTACCCCACGTGGCGCGCTATAACCTGATTGCCAACCCGGAAAAATTTGCTGATATCGCCGGATTTATGGGGGAAAACACTGACGGACTGTCAACGATGGACGCTGCCGAACAGGCCATTCGCGCCATCGCCCGCCTCTCTGCCGATATCGGTATTCCGCAGCATCTGAAAGAACTGGGCGTGAAAGAGGCCGATTTCCCTTACATGGCGGAAATGGCGCTGAAAGACGGCAATGCGTTCTCGAACCCGCGCAAGGGTAATGAGAAAGAGATCGCCGAAATCTTCCGCCAGGCTTTCTGA
- a CDS encoding GlcG/HbpS family heme-binding protein, with protein sequence MNKSQQIATITLAAAKKMALTVEAKALEINVPVVFSVVDHGGNTLLMQRMDDAFVTSCDISLNKAYTACCLRQGTHEITDAVQPGASLYGLQLTNQQRIVIFGGGLPVIFNGKLIGAVGVSGGTVEQDRLLAETALNCFSEL encoded by the coding sequence GTGAATAAGAGTCAACAAATCGCCACTATCACGCTAGCGGCAGCGAAGAAAATGGCGCTAACCGTCGAGGCTAAAGCGCTTGAAATCAACGTCCCGGTGGTCTTTTCCGTGGTGGATCACGGCGGAAACACGCTGCTGATGCAACGCATGGACGACGCGTTTGTCACCAGTTGTGATATTTCGCTTAATAAAGCTTATACCGCCTGCTGCCTGCGACAGGGTACTCATGAAATTACTGATGCGGTACAGCCCGGTGCTTCACTCTATGGTTTACAGCTCACTAACCAACAGCGAATTGTTATTTTTGGCGGCGGCTTGCCCGTCATATTTAACGGTAAATTAATCGGTGCTGTTGGCGTAAGCGGTGGTACCGTTGAACAGGACAGGCTATTAGCTGAAACCGCGCTGAATTGTTTCTCTGAATTATAA